GCTGGACAAAGAAGGAGAGAGCACAAGATTTATTGTCACTTACTATTTGGAATtgggacaaaaacaacacaatgattTAATCTGTAGTCTGTAAATCAGTGGTGGTTGCAATGCAATGCAGTGAGGGGAAAACCAAAAGAGTAGATGatgatatattataatacatattataaagACCACAAAAGAAAACTCAACCCAGGGCTTatggttcaaacaaacacaggactttgaaTCAGTAGATACATGTTCATGTCCTAAAATAATTGGTGAGTTATTTTGAATTGACGTTAGTGATGCAACGTGTTCTCCATACTAtcctaagtggttttgttgcctaaatccaagcaagtgtttttgtttaaattcacaacgttaaccacatgtttatgGAGAATGTGCGCAGGGCTACCCAATACGTTAGAAAGGGACTCCAATTGGTCCGACAAAGCGACAGTATGTGATGAGTTCAAATGAGAACTTGTTGAAATTAGCTGGGTGCAGCATGCCAGGTAAACGGGCTGGAAGATTACTTAATTGCTCAAACCACTCATAGAAGAGGTGGTggataataatacaatatatatgcTTTATTGTCCCCTTTCGGTAACATTTTCATGGGCTTTTCTTGGGAATATCTGCTGCACACCATTTATGGATTGTGCCTTTAACATCTGAATAAGCCaaatagtattaatagtagtaaaAGCACACAATTTGTGAAAATTCCTCggaaaaataactttaacttCTTTAACCTTTCCTATTATACTCGAAGCTAATCTTTAAatcaacttctttttttactatcGCTACCACAAatgaatctttatttttaaaattaatttcttGGTACctatactttatacttttccTGTAACTTTAATTTACAGAAGAGAAATAGAGGCATTTCCATGTATGTCTTCTGATAAACCATTATATATTCTAAATGATATTTATGAATGTGCAAGAACTTCTTTAGGCTATGATATGAGGTTGAACCAATCAAtgacagaatcaatcaatcaacagcAACAACTATATATCTCTTTTTCTATTCAAATTTTGCATTCAAATTATGcaataaacacaattaaatcaaatgtatagATAACCAACAACAAAGACGTGTACCGTGTTAAATATGgatcatcttttatttttgagctttgttttaaaacatcaatTTGTAAAGTTAACAGGAGTCAGTGATGCGTCTGATGGAGCTGAATCTCATTCCATCGTATCCCATGTCCCTGAAGCTCTTGTGCTCTCCGGGTCTCAGGTACATCATCTTGCCTCTGTACTGGGGCTGCTCATACATCAGCCAGTGGCCGTCCATCACGTTGCAGGACTGGCACTCGGACATGTGGTAACGGTCCTGGATGTTGTCACAGTCCTCCATCAGCTCGTGACTCTGACCACCGAAGTTCTCCCTCTCGTAGAGCCTCACTCTGTAGGAGCCCTTGTGCTGTAAGAGTAAATAGAGATGAATCATTTTGAAGGAAACTTCCAACTAGAAGTCATTTGAGGtatggtgactagtagttctcttgaatacctatgttgaatacacttcatGGGGATGCGtcttaaatgactgtaatgtaatgtaatgtaatgtaatgtatgcagTATTTCTTGATCGTCATACCATGGGGATGTTACGGCAGGACCTGATGCAGTCACCGAAACCCATCATGCGCTGGTAGTCGGAgtactctcctctcctcaggaAGTGCTGCTGACCCATGTAGTTGGGGCGGTCGTAGACCATGAAGCAGCCGCACTCCACCTTGCAGGAGTGACACCTGCTCAGGTGGGAGGCCATGTCAGCGCAGTCGCTGCTGGTCTCATAGGAGCGACCCTGGAAGTTCTTGTCCTCGTAGAAGATGATCTAAAATCCGACAAAGCGGTATCCAAAGTTCATTATCACACATTGGAATAGATGGGTACCAATAACAACCCTGATGTAAACAGATATCATGAAGTAATAATTATCTTAGCGAGGTAACAGCGccaaacatataatatatatactgtacaacaTGTAAATACAGCAGAGCAAAGACTGAATGAAAATTAATAAGAGTAAAAGTTCTAGCAGAATATCCAGGAGAGACTCACCTTGCCGTGCATGGTGGCTGTAGATAGTGTGATGCTATAGCAATCCTATCCTGGATTCAAGCCTTTATACCTACCGTGGCATCCAAACAATCAATGGCACCATTGTGTAGAAGCCACGAGTCAGCAGCATGCGATGTTGGACCCTCTGTTTGTGTAATGCTGATGGGAACGGGTTATTATGCATCCACTCACAGGC
The Anoplopoma fimbria isolate UVic2021 breed Golden Eagle Sablefish chromosome 16, Afim_UVic_2022, whole genome shotgun sequence genome window above contains:
- the LOC129104537 gene encoding gamma-crystallin M3-like, whose product is MHGKIIFYEDKNFQGRSYETSSDCADMASHLSRCHSCKVECGCFMVYDRPNYMGQQHFLRRGEYSDYQRMMGFGDCIRSCRNIPMHKGSYRVRLYERENFGGQSHELMEDCDNIQDRYHMSECQSCNVMDGHWLMYEQPQYRGKMMYLRPGEHKSFRDMGYDGMRFSSIRRITDSC